In a single window of the Olivibacter sp. SDN3 genome:
- a CDS encoding P1 family peptidase, with protein sequence MHFKFYPLFVVALCLSMQAYTQQKRARSYGIQIGVLPTGHLNAITDVQGIKIGHVTRFEGDDIRTGVTAILPHEGNIFQEKVPAAVFTGNGFGKLAGSTQITELGNIETPIILTNTLNVATGIDAVIDYTLKQKGNEKVQSVNAVVGETNDGYLNDIRGRHVTKADVINAIQKANGGLLQEGNVGAGTGTVCFGFKGGIGTSSRQLPQKLGGYTVGVIIQSNFGGVLQIDGVNIGRSLGFFDFSNHLLNNVDGSCMIVVATDAPLDNRNLHRLAKRAFMGLAKTGGIASNGSGDYVIAFSTAKQLRIPHDTEHHLLETSLVPNDQLSPLFMAAIEATEEAIINSLFMAESVTGVNNRTIESLPLDKVLPLLHIKQKDQ encoded by the coding sequence ATGCACTTTAAATTTTATCCCCTCTTCGTTGTTGCTCTATGCTTGTCGATGCAAGCTTATACGCAACAGAAAAGGGCGCGCTCCTATGGCATTCAAATAGGCGTACTCCCTACCGGCCATTTAAATGCCATTACAGATGTACAAGGTATAAAAATAGGGCACGTCACACGTTTTGAAGGCGACGACATACGGACGGGAGTAACAGCTATTCTCCCCCATGAAGGAAATATATTCCAAGAAAAAGTTCCTGCGGCAGTATTTACCGGAAATGGTTTTGGCAAATTGGCGGGTAGCACACAGATTACAGAACTAGGCAATATAGAAACGCCTATTATTTTAACGAATACACTCAATGTAGCTACGGGAATTGATGCCGTAATAGATTATACGCTAAAACAAAAAGGAAACGAAAAAGTACAATCAGTCAATGCTGTGGTTGGTGAAACCAATGATGGTTACCTAAACGACATCCGTGGACGGCACGTGACCAAAGCCGACGTGATCAATGCCATTCAAAAAGCTAACGGTGGTCTACTACAGGAAGGAAATGTTGGCGCTGGCACCGGCACCGTATGCTTTGGATTTAAAGGTGGGATTGGCACGTCATCACGTCAATTACCTCAAAAGCTGGGAGGATACACTGTTGGGGTGATAATACAAAGTAATTTCGGTGGTGTTCTACAGATCGATGGTGTAAATATTGGACGCTCTCTAGGATTTTTCGATTTCAGTAACCACCTTTTGAATAATGTGGATGGTTCTTGCATGATCGTTGTAGCTACCGATGCACCATTGGATAATAGAAACCTCCATCGATTGGCAAAAAGAGCTTTTATGGGACTGGCGAAAACGGGAGGTATAGCTTCGAATGGCAGTGGAGATTACGTAATTGCTTTTTCTACTGCAAAGCAATTACGTATACCGCATGACACCGAACATCATCTTTTAGAAACGAGCTTAGTGCCAAATGATCAGCTCTCTCCTCTTTTCATGGCTGCCATTGAAGCTACAGAAGAAGCGATCATTAATTCACTTTTTATGGCCGAATCAGTCACAGGTGTAAACAATAGGACAATTGAATCTCTTCCTTTAGATAAAGTGTTACCTTTACTCCATATTAAGCAAAAAGATCAATAG
- a CDS encoding sodium:solute symporter, producing MDRPTLSIIDYIIIIIVILITLYLGLRYAKNQHSTQSFFAAKGRVPAWAIGMSLLATLISSVTFLGYPSEGYTSNWILLVQGLMVPVVLLGSIWFIVPLYRRVIRLSTYEYFEKRFGSFARYYSSIAFVLRQFSGMGTVLYLLAVAVWSMTGISTFFVVVFVGSIIIIVNLLGGLEAVIWLDVFQGFMLFISGILCLGIIFYAMDGGMKEVFSIAEKNQRTGFGPYTLDFKHLTFVVVAINGLFYGVQKYGTDQTVVQRYLTATTNKSAIRASLLGILLTVPVWALFMLIGTALFAYYKQQPLPPEIDANSVFPYFITTKLPVGVTGFVMAAMLSAAICSLSADLNSLAAVGVEDYFKKMKPGLPDRIYLKSGRWIIFFSGFLAIAIGALYVYIGSEGILGIIFTLYAIFSGGIVGVFLLGLFSTRANEQGVNIAIVTCILFTGYAVLTSTAIGNRVILDLGQYNFSHHKLMLGVYSHVLVIVVGYLASLFFPKPSIDPNLLYKGRKKKNTSVPVSSKQMNVETPAKV from the coding sequence ATGGATAGACCTACATTGAGCATAATAGATTATATCATAATCATTATTGTTATATTAATTACATTGTACCTTGGGTTAAGGTATGCGAAGAACCAACATTCCACACAGTCATTTTTTGCTGCAAAAGGTCGGGTCCCAGCCTGGGCTATCGGTATGTCTTTGCTGGCAACGTTAATTAGCAGTGTGACTTTTTTGGGGTATCCTAGCGAAGGTTATACATCTAATTGGATACTTTTGGTTCAAGGCTTAATGGTGCCAGTAGTGTTGTTGGGAAGCATCTGGTTCATCGTACCTTTGTATAGAAGAGTAATACGATTAAGTACTTATGAATATTTTGAAAAGAGGTTTGGTTCATTTGCAAGATATTATAGCTCTATTGCTTTTGTACTTCGTCAATTTTCGGGCATGGGAACCGTGCTTTACTTATTAGCAGTGGCTGTGTGGAGTATGACGGGGATCAGTACCTTTTTTGTTGTCGTTTTCGTCGGAAGCATTATCATCATTGTTAATCTACTTGGAGGATTAGAAGCGGTTATCTGGTTAGATGTTTTCCAAGGGTTTATGCTATTTATAAGTGGTATTTTATGTTTGGGTATAATCTTTTATGCGATGGATGGTGGCATGAAAGAAGTGTTTAGCATAGCAGAAAAAAATCAACGGACGGGTTTTGGTCCATATACGCTCGATTTTAAGCATCTAACGTTCGTAGTAGTGGCTATAAATGGCTTGTTCTATGGTGTCCAAAAATATGGTACTGATCAAACCGTAGTGCAGCGCTACTTAACCGCAACTACGAATAAGTCGGCTATTAGGGCTTCTTTATTAGGTATCTTATTAACTGTTCCAGTATGGGCCCTTTTTATGCTAATTGGTACAGCGCTGTTTGCCTATTATAAGCAACAGCCACTACCTCCCGAAATTGATGCCAATAGTGTCTTTCCCTATTTTATCACTACAAAGCTCCCGGTGGGAGTAACGGGTTTTGTTATGGCAGCTATGTTATCTGCTGCAATTTGTAGTCTTAGTGCCGATTTAAATTCACTCGCAGCAGTAGGTGTAGAAGATTATTTTAAGAAAATGAAACCGGGTTTGCCGGATCGTATTTATCTTAAGAGCGGACGGTGGATTATTTTCTTTTCAGGTTTTTTAGCGATAGCTATCGGAGCGCTATACGTTTATATAGGAAGTGAAGGGATCCTTGGAATTATATTTACGCTTTATGCTATTTTTTCTGGCGGGATAGTAGGTGTCTTTTTGCTAGGATTGTTTTCAACAAGAGCAAACGAACAAGGGGTGAATATCGCTATTGTAACCTGTATTTTATTTACAGGTTATGCTGTTTTGACTTCTACTGCGATTGGTAATCGGGTAATATTAGATTTAGGGCAGTACAACTTCAGCCATCATAAATTGATGTTGGGTGTTTACAGTCACGTATTGGTTATTGTGGTGGGATATTTGGCAAGTTTATTTTTTCCCAAGCCATCTATTGATCCCAATCTTTTGTACAAAGGAAGAAAAAAGAAAAACACTTCAGTACCCGTAAGCAGTAAACAAATGAATGTAGAAACACCTGCAAAAGTTTAA
- a CDS encoding four-carbon acid sugar kinase family protein, whose amino-acid sequence MIVVIADDLTGAAEIGGIGIRFNLAVTMVNGVCTDRDITTDLLVINTDTRSLPRQEAMVVISSVLDWVAKLPYSYLYKKVDSVLRGYVKDELMLLSERFTYRRIILIPANPLLGRVVKKGCYFVNDKLIHETAFAMDPEFPTKTSDVLEMLGNSHTFVVKNQGEPLPDKGEIVGEVSDVDDLILWVDKIEEGTLAAGSSAFFEALLRLILQREPTVPMAKVDLLYPQLFVCGSSFPDSIKQVKMWHKHHKSVFFLPSNTSNITKQYQSMMEWAISPIFSLFQQKKAIIAFESDQPINLKNNAVMLRNLMAEAVTLVLNESPVKELFIEGGATAAAILKALGITQLYPKNELAPGVVRCAAIGKRKLWITMKPGSYDWQSVL is encoded by the coding sequence ATGATTGTAGTTATCGCAGATGATTTAACGGGAGCAGCTGAAATAGGAGGTATAGGGATAAGGTTTAACTTAGCGGTTACTATGGTTAACGGCGTTTGTACAGACCGCGATATAACAACGGATCTTTTGGTTATCAATACAGATACTCGTTCGCTACCTAGGCAAGAGGCTATGGTTGTTATAAGTAGCGTATTGGATTGGGTGGCTAAGCTTCCATATAGTTATTTATATAAGAAGGTCGATTCTGTTTTGAGAGGGTATGTTAAGGACGAGTTAATGCTCCTGTCGGAAAGATTTACTTACCGACGAATCATATTAATCCCTGCAAATCCTCTCCTCGGTAGAGTTGTAAAAAAAGGATGCTATTTTGTAAATGATAAACTTATACACGAAACAGCTTTTGCGATGGACCCTGAGTTCCCGACTAAAACATCGGATGTGCTGGAAATGTTGGGCAATAGCCATACGTTTGTTGTAAAAAATCAGGGTGAGCCTCTCCCGGATAAAGGCGAAATTGTTGGAGAGGTTAGTGACGTTGATGATTTGATATTATGGGTAGACAAAATAGAGGAAGGGACTTTGGCTGCGGGGTCATCTGCTTTTTTTGAGGCGCTGTTACGGTTAATACTTCAGCGTGAGCCTACCGTACCTATGGCTAAAGTTGACCTCCTGTATCCGCAATTGTTTGTCTGTGGGAGCAGTTTTCCCGATAGTATTAAGCAGGTGAAAATGTGGCATAAGCACCATAAGTCAGTGTTTTTTTTGCCAAGCAACACTTCAAATATCACTAAGCAATACCAATCCATGATGGAATGGGCTATTTCCCCGATATTTTCGTTATTTCAGCAAAAAAAAGCTATTATAGCATTCGAAAGTGATCAGCCGATTAACCTGAAAAATAATGCTGTCATGCTGAGAAATTTAATGGCAGAAGCGGTCACACTGGTGTTGAATGAAAGTCCTGTAAAGGAACTTTTTATAGAGGGTGGAGCAACGGCAGCAGCTATTTTAAAGGCATTGGGCATTACACAGCTATACCCAAAAAATGAGCTGGCACCAGGCGTTGTACGGTGTGCTGCTATTGGAAAAAGAAAACTGTGGATAACAATGAAACCTGGCAGTTATGATTGGCAATCAGTTTTATAA
- a CDS encoding AraC family transcriptional regulator, with translation MKPRLKKVSAKLESSFNINHDISPNFGNIWHYHPELELHYNIKGEGLRFIGDNIDNFTSGEIILLGENLPHAWRCRDEYYQDNTQLNIEAIVIQFLPDYLGKDWTGIPEAYLIPKLYERAKSGMMFYGETKEKIAHLMRNAKAVHDLDRIIALLSILKIISETKEYKLITNENNAFNSPNEADTIRLNKVYTYSFANYKKEISLKEIAAISNLSVTSFCRYFKMMTRKSYYDFLIEIRISHACRMLIEDKLPTEIICFECGFNNVSNFYRHFKKHKGLTPLEYKRTHLFR, from the coding sequence ATGAAACCTCGTCTCAAAAAAGTCAGCGCGAAACTCGAAAGCTCATTTAATATTAATCATGATATTTCTCCCAATTTTGGCAATATCTGGCACTATCACCCTGAACTGGAATTACATTACAATATAAAGGGAGAAGGGCTCCGATTCATTGGTGATAATATTGACAACTTCACATCTGGAGAAATTATTTTGCTCGGGGAAAACTTACCCCATGCCTGGCGCTGTCGGGATGAATATTATCAGGATAACACTCAATTAAATATTGAAGCAATTGTCATACAATTTCTTCCTGATTATTTAGGAAAAGATTGGACAGGTATTCCGGAAGCGTATCTTATACCGAAATTATATGAACGGGCAAAAAGTGGGATGATGTTTTACGGCGAAACAAAGGAAAAAATAGCGCACCTCATGCGGAATGCAAAAGCGGTACACGACCTCGACCGTATTATAGCTCTTCTCTCCATTCTTAAGATCATTTCAGAAACTAAAGAGTATAAACTGATTACCAATGAAAACAATGCTTTTAATTCACCCAATGAAGCGGATACGATTAGATTAAATAAAGTATATACCTACTCATTTGCAAACTACAAAAAGGAAATTTCTTTGAAGGAAATTGCTGCTATCAGTAACCTTAGCGTTACTTCGTTTTGCAGATATTTTAAAATGATGACCCGTAAAAGTTATTATGATTTTCTTATAGAAATACGAATTAGCCATGCCTGCCGTATGCTGATAGAAGACAAACTTCCTACCGAAATTATTTGCTTTGAATGCGGATTTAATAATGTATCTAACTTCTATAGACATTTCAAAAAACATAAAGGATTAACGCCTTTGGAATATAAACGAACACACCTCTTTCGCTAA
- a CDS encoding aminotransferase class IV has protein sequence MANKYPNKVYLNGEWLNADKAKVSVFDRGFMLGDGVYEVIPFYRGKPFLSSAHIRRLEYCLNEVSILLEQRFAWSEVIDEAIAQAGLTASDGAVYIQITRGAAPRTHYFPQNVLPTILIYAFELQLSGFEHRKAKVLVAKDLRWHRCDIKSTSLIANVQANEYAHGLAFDESILERNGIITEGTHTSFFCVRNGVVYTHPAGPHILPGITRDWVINMCFKLNIEIKEEALPINDLQEVDELFLTGTTAQILAVTEVMLADRSTITKRTGSITSKMQQAFIEEIENL, from the coding sequence ATGGCAAATAAATATCCCAACAAAGTATATTTAAATGGTGAGTGGTTGAATGCTGATAAAGCGAAGGTGTCAGTTTTCGACAGAGGTTTCATGCTTGGAGATGGCGTGTATGAAGTGATTCCTTTCTATAGAGGTAAACCTTTTTTAAGTTCAGCACACATAAGAAGACTAGAGTATTGTTTAAATGAAGTGTCTATTTTGTTGGAGCAAAGATTTGCATGGAGCGAAGTAATTGATGAAGCAATTGCTCAAGCTGGTTTAACAGCATCGGATGGTGCGGTTTACATACAGATAACCCGAGGTGCGGCTCCACGGACACATTATTTTCCTCAAAATGTGCTTCCTACCATCTTGATATATGCCTTTGAGCTACAGCTGAGTGGCTTCGAACACCGTAAAGCGAAGGTGCTTGTTGCAAAGGACTTGAGATGGCATAGATGCGACATAAAATCGACTTCTCTGATAGCCAATGTTCAGGCAAACGAATATGCGCATGGTTTAGCTTTCGATGAAAGTATACTTGAACGCAACGGAATAATCACCGAAGGTACGCATACGTCCTTTTTTTGTGTTCGCAATGGAGTTGTTTATACGCATCCGGCCGGACCGCATATTCTTCCCGGAATCACTCGTGATTGGGTTATAAATATGTGTTTTAAGCTTAATATTGAAATAAAGGAGGAGGCTTTACCTATCAACGACCTGCAAGAAGTAGATGAATTGTTTTTAACCGGCACTACAGCCCAAATACTTGCCGTTACTGAAGTTATGCTGGCAGACAGAAGTACCATTACCAAAAGAACTGGCTCCATAACCAGCAAGATGCAGCAGGCTTTTATTGAAGAAATAGAAAATTTATAA
- a CDS encoding dihydrodipicolinate synthase family protein encodes MNIAKKHHGLIVPLVTPMTADLQLDKEAVSRILLNLRQFNASPFILGTTGESPLLSHQVKIEYLETIIKLKPNNVKLYVGAPANAIKETIEFSKQCFGLGADAVVVSLPFYYKLSENQMRKYFLNLADQLDGDMIVYNIPATTHMSIPLTLIDELSFHENIVATKDSERSDTRLDASLKLWSNRKDFSHLLGWAAKSAYALLHGSDGLVPSTGNLVPSIYDEMVQALRLGLHEKAYYYQQLSDLLGNIYQAGRSLGESIWALKVLMQQVGLCQSYMTPPLLGMSVEEEERLKFSFNELVKEENIKLSIYNHV; translated from the coding sequence ATGAACATAGCAAAGAAACATCATGGCTTAATCGTCCCACTTGTTACTCCAATGACAGCGGATTTACAATTGGATAAAGAGGCGGTTAGCAGAATTTTACTTAATCTAAGACAATTTAATGCATCTCCTTTCATATTGGGAACAACTGGCGAGTCTCCATTATTAAGTCATCAGGTGAAAATAGAATATTTAGAAACGATCATTAAGCTTAAGCCAAATAACGTCAAATTATATGTCGGAGCACCTGCGAATGCTATAAAGGAAACCATAGAGTTTTCCAAACAATGTTTTGGATTGGGAGCAGATGCCGTTGTGGTGTCACTTCCTTTTTACTACAAGTTATCGGAAAATCAAATGAGAAAGTACTTTTTAAATCTTGCTGATCAACTTGATGGCGATATGATCGTATATAATATTCCGGCTACCACGCATATGTCTATTCCGTTGACATTGATTGACGAGTTAAGCTTTCATGAAAACATCGTAGCGACAAAGGATTCTGAACGTTCAGACACACGGCTGGACGCATCATTAAAATTGTGGTCAAATAGAAAAGATTTCAGTCACTTATTGGGGTGGGCTGCAAAATCAGCTTATGCATTGCTTCATGGTAGTGATGGTTTAGTTCCAAGTACAGGTAACTTAGTGCCATCGATTTATGATGAAATGGTACAGGCACTGCGGCTAGGGCTGCATGAAAAAGCTTATTATTATCAACAATTGTCTGATCTTTTAGGAAATATTTATCAAGCAGGCAGATCACTAGGAGAATCTATCTGGGCATTAAAGGTTTTGATGCAACAGGTTGGTCTTTGCCAGAGTTATATGACACCTCCTTTGCTTGGGATGTCTGTAGAAGAAGAAGAGCGTCTGAAATTTTCGTTTAATGAATTAGTTAAAGAAGAAAATATAAAATTGAGTATATATAATCATGTATAA
- a CDS encoding iron-containing alcohol dehydrogenase, which yields MTINTDILKITFPRRMFVGNGTLEPLANEIEGSRILIITIPPLVSGIKEFIDNLKRLKRTVFLDIYINDEPSFIDIEGLLEKFKDHDIDTVIGIGGGSVLDVAKLLSVLLDHHQVLKDTVGNGLISSRAKRLICVPTTAGTGSEVSPNVILIDPSDDQKKGIISPFLVPDIVCIDPSLTHTVPQEVTAATGLDALTHCLEAYVNKHAHPMMDLYALEGIKLIGANILRAVRNGEDEHARYQVAIGSLYGGLCLGPVNTAGVHALAYPLGSGYHVPHGLSNALLLPHVMRYNIPSAPERYAQVAIALGCERDVSHNNTAKAGVEKIEKIIKDCKMPARLRDLKIPRNALPQMAEDAMKITRLLVNNPRDIQLKDALDIYNSAY from the coding sequence ATGACGATAAATACTGATATCTTAAAAATAACATTTCCACGGCGAATGTTTGTGGGCAATGGTACATTAGAGCCCTTAGCCAACGAGATAGAAGGCAGTAGAATACTGATTATTACTATACCGCCATTAGTTTCTGGTATAAAAGAATTTATTGATAATCTTAAAAGACTGAAACGTACTGTTTTTTTAGATATCTATATAAACGACGAACCTTCTTTTATAGATATTGAAGGTTTATTGGAAAAGTTTAAAGATCATGATATCGATACGGTTATCGGTATTGGCGGAGGCAGTGTACTGGATGTGGCCAAGCTTTTGTCTGTTTTGCTAGATCATCATCAGGTTTTAAAAGATACAGTAGGCAATGGTTTGATAAGTTCTCGAGCAAAACGATTAATCTGTGTACCAACAACAGCCGGTACTGGTAGTGAGGTTTCTCCAAATGTTATATTGATTGATCCTTCGGATGATCAAAAGAAAGGTATAATTAGTCCTTTTTTAGTGCCAGATATAGTTTGTATTGATCCTTCGCTTACGCATACAGTACCTCAGGAGGTTACTGCCGCAACGGGCCTTGACGCTTTAACACATTGTTTAGAGGCTTATGTAAATAAACATGCACATCCCATGATGGATTTGTATGCATTGGAGGGTATCAAATTGATTGGGGCAAATATTTTGCGGGCGGTGAGGAATGGTGAAGATGAACATGCGAGATATCAGGTAGCCATCGGAAGTTTATATGGAGGCCTCTGTTTGGGTCCGGTTAATACTGCGGGTGTACATGCACTAGCCTATCCGCTAGGTAGTGGCTACCATGTGCCACATGGATTGTCCAACGCCTTATTATTACCTCATGTAATGCGGTATAACATACCATCAGCACCTGAAAGATACGCACAGGTAGCGATTGCTTTAGGCTGTGAGCGAGACGTTAGTCACAACAATACAGCCAAAGCTGGCGTGGAAAAAATAGAGAAAATAATAAAAGACTGTAAAATGCCAGCCCGATTAAGAGACCTAAAGATTCCCAGAAACGCGCTTCCGCAAATGGCAGAAGATGCGATGAAGATCACGAGGTTACTGGTTAATAATCCTCGGGATATCCAATTAAAGGATGCTTTAGATATTTATAATTCAGCATATTAA
- a CDS encoding MFS transporter produces the protein MSVCIAIPLEKRIVLKARRATQLIFLLCGLGVASWAPMVPYAKERLAMNEASLGLLLLLLGGGALIMMPITGFLIHRYGSRIIILLSALMIALLLPLLLMMGQPVSLGITLFFFGAGVGAVDVAMNAHAVHVQEVYGRHIMSSFHGLFSVGGLFGSLGLGALMKLGLEPIAAAVTIAILLIIIVCSQYKDLFSVSTETALTAPIGKTAGNSKIGGALWLNHGVLFLGAMCFIVFLAEGAMLDWSAVFLREERSVDAEWSGVGYAAFSIAMAFMRLAGDRLVEHFSPNKTVVLGSFVAGIGFLLAVLSPWTFASIFGFILLGLGAANVVPVFFSAAGRMPGIPASVAIPAITTMGYAGQLAGPALLGFVAFQFSLPIAFALVALLLFVVSLSYLKRK, from the coding sequence ATGTCTGTATGCATTGCTATTCCCTTAGAAAAAAGAATTGTATTAAAAGCACGACGAGCGACGCAGCTAATCTTTCTATTGTGTGGATTGGGAGTTGCTAGTTGGGCACCTATGGTACCGTATGCCAAAGAACGACTAGCTATGAACGAGGCTAGCCTAGGCTTGTTGCTCTTGTTACTGGGAGGTGGAGCTTTAATAATGATGCCTATTACTGGTTTCCTTATACATCGTTATGGCTCACGAATAATAATTCTGCTTTCTGCATTAATGATAGCGTTGTTATTGCCGTTGTTGTTAATGATGGGACAGCCGGTAAGTCTTGGTATTACACTGTTTTTTTTTGGTGCCGGTGTAGGTGCAGTTGATGTTGCCATGAATGCACATGCAGTACATGTTCAAGAGGTATACGGTAGGCATATCATGTCTTCATTTCATGGTTTGTTTAGTGTAGGTGGTTTGTTCGGTTCATTAGGTTTAGGTGCCTTAATGAAACTTGGACTCGAACCGATAGCTGCTGCTGTGACTATAGCGATATTATTAATAATTATCGTATGTAGTCAATATAAAGATTTATTTAGCGTTAGCACAGAAACAGCATTGACAGCGCCTATAGGTAAAACGGCTGGCAATAGTAAAATTGGAGGAGCATTGTGGCTAAACCACGGTGTCCTATTTTTAGGAGCCATGTGTTTTATCGTTTTTTTAGCGGAAGGAGCAATGCTTGACTGGAGTGCAGTTTTTTTAAGAGAGGAACGATCAGTGGATGCGGAATGGTCTGGTGTTGGTTATGCAGCGTTTTCAATAGCTATGGCATTTATGCGTTTAGCGGGCGACCGTCTAGTAGAACATTTCAGTCCAAATAAAACAGTTGTGCTTGGTAGTTTTGTAGCTGGGATTGGTTTTTTACTGGCAGTGTTATCCCCGTGGACATTTGCATCAATCTTCGGGTTTATACTATTGGGTTTAGGAGCGGCAAATGTTGTTCCTGTTTTTTTTAGTGCCGCCGGAAGAATGCCCGGCATACCAGCTTCTGTGGCTATTCCGGCGATTACTACAATGGGATATGCCGGGCAACTAGCAGGACCTGCCCTGCTGGGGTTCGTTGCATTTCAGTTTTCTCTGCCAATAGCTTTTGCATTGGTGGCATTGCTACTATTTGTAGTTTCTTTAAGCTACTTAAAGAGAAAATAA
- a CDS encoding DeoR/GlpR family DNA-binding transcription regulator, which produces MLREERFRKILNQLETKTRVTYQELSLIVNVSEDTIRRDIDMLDRTGLLSKVRGGAIPRSKNPLTFHDRQSFLNEGKEVIALKAQQFLKDGQTVFLDGGTTICQLASHFNINLSIRVVTNNLALIPILKPFKNIDVIVLGGNYLNATETNIGMTTCTQVQQYVADVYFMGLCATHSAFGITTAIAAEAEVKRTMFRSSLKSIALSNSEKLENIDPFRVCDINQIDVLITDLDSMDSRLDAYRYKTLQLL; this is translated from the coding sequence ATGCTTCGGGAAGAACGTTTTAGAAAAATATTAAATCAGCTGGAAACAAAGACAAGGGTTACTTACCAAGAGTTAAGTTTAATTGTCAACGTATCAGAAGACACTATCCGTAGAGATATTGACATGTTAGACCGGACTGGTCTACTCTCGAAAGTGAGAGGAGGCGCTATTCCACGTTCGAAGAATCCTTTAACGTTTCATGATCGTCAATCGTTTTTAAATGAAGGTAAGGAGGTTATAGCGTTAAAAGCACAACAGTTTCTAAAAGATGGACAAACGGTTTTTTTGGATGGAGGAACTACTATTTGCCAACTAGCAAGTCATTTCAATATAAACCTTAGTATACGCGTCGTAACGAATAATTTAGCTTTAATTCCGATTTTAAAGCCTTTTAAGAATATAGACGTCATTGTGCTTGGAGGTAATTATCTTAACGCAACTGAAACAAATATAGGCATGACGACCTGTACCCAAGTGCAGCAATATGTTGCTGATGTATATTTTATGGGGTTGTGTGCTACGCACAGCGCTTTTGGTATCACCACTGCTATAGCAGCGGAGGCTGAGGTGAAGCGAACCATGTTTCGCTCATCATTGAAAAGTATTGCACTTAGTAACTCGGAAAAGTTAGAAAACATAGATCCATTTCGTGTTTGCGATATCAATCAGATAGATGTATTAATAACAGATTTAGATAGTATGGACAGCAGACTTGATGCCTACCGATATAAAACATTACAGCTGCTTTAA
- the pdxA gene encoding 4-hydroxythreonine-4-phosphate dehydrogenase PdxA has product MYKKPVIGITMGDPASIGPEIAIKALLSRDIYDTCCPVLIGNACVFEHIINKLNLGVTINRINNVNDAKYLYGTPDVYDLGELDLTAITFGEISAKAGDAAFLAVKEVISLALEGAVDATVTGPINKKAINEAGHKFPGHTEIYAHFTATKKYAMLLIEEQMRVIHVSTHVSLRQACDLVKKNRILEVLALLHQGLQNLGVTNLKIGVAGLNPHAGDSGLFGTEDEEEIAPAVKEAQLLGYDIDGPIPADTLFSKAATGHYGGVIAMYHDQGHIPFKLTGFKWSKEKQQMESVKGVNITLGLPIIRTSVDHGTAFEIAGKGIASCDAMLLAIKAAAKLSINNFS; this is encoded by the coding sequence ATGTATAAGAAGCCAGTCATAGGAATTACGATGGGAGATCCAGCAAGTATCGGTCCTGAAATAGCGATAAAAGCATTGCTTTCTAGGGACATTTACGACACTTGTTGCCCAGTACTCATCGGAAATGCTTGTGTGTTTGAGCATATCATAAATAAACTGAATTTAGGTGTCACTATTAACCGCATTAACAACGTAAATGATGCAAAATACCTATATGGAACACCAGATGTATATGACTTGGGTGAGCTGGATCTAACAGCCATAACGTTTGGTGAAATTTCTGCTAAAGCTGGGGATGCTGCTTTCTTAGCTGTTAAGGAGGTTATATCATTAGCGCTAGAGGGGGCTGTTGATGCTACTGTTACCGGGCCGATTAATAAAAAAGCCATTAACGAAGCCGGCCATAAATTTCCAGGGCACACCGAAATATATGCTCATTTTACCGCTACGAAAAAATATGCTATGTTGTTGATAGAAGAACAGATGCGCGTAATACACGTTTCAACGCATGTCTCTTTGAGACAGGCGTGTGACCTTGTAAAAAAAAATAGAATATTGGAGGTTTTAGCGTTATTGCACCAAGGTTTGCAAAACCTAGGAGTTACTAATCTCAAAATTGGTGTAGCTGGGTTAAATCCTCATGCAGGCGATTCAGGGTTATTCGGAACAGAAGATGAAGAGGAGATTGCACCAGCTGTAAAGGAAGCACAACTTTTAGGCTACGATATAGACGGACCTATACCGGCAGATACTTTGTTCTCGAAGGCTGCGACAGGCCATTATGGGGGAGTAATAGCGATGTACCATGATCAAGGACATATTCCTTTCAAATTGACGGGATTCAAGTGGAGCAAAGAAAAGCAACAAATGGAAAGTGTAAAAGGCGTTAATATTACTTTGGGGTTGCCTATTATCAGAACTTCAGTTGATCATGGAACTGCTTTCGAAATTGCTGGAAAGGGTATTGCGAGTTGTGACGCAATGTTATTAGCTATCAAAGCTGCTGCAAAATTGTCGATTAATAATTTTAGCTAG